The nucleotide window ATACCGGATAAATTGGCAATCGCACCGTGCTGGAGCAGCTAAAAACGCTCGCGATTATAGCGGTCTGCTGCGCTGCATCGCACCTCTATTTACGCTTTTGATCAACTTAATATCGCCATTATTGCCCCCCCAGGAAACGTCATGGAACTGAGTTCAATCACTGACAAACTGGTACAAAACCTCCAGCGTGCGCAGGTTGAGTCCATAGTGGCGATAACCAAAGCACTGGGGTTAAAAACTGGCAGCCAGTTCCTGGCCGATGTGGGCAAAGCAACCCAAGCCTCACCAGAAGAGCGCGCGCAGTTAGTGAAGGCGATCGAGGCAAATCTGGCGCAAGTCAACCGAAACTCAGCCGCACCTGCGATTAAAGCGCTTGTAAACCAGTTATTGGAGCAGAAAAATCTCGCGCAAACCCCAGGGGTTAAGCTGGTTAATCTGACAATCACCGCGCCAACCACATCAGCTCCCAATACCGCAACAACACCGGCGGTACCCATACAATTACTCAGCTACACCAGCCTGCCACTGCAGTCAGGCCAAACACTTCTAATGCAACTTGCAGACAACCAGCGCTTGCAAATATTGCAAGTCCTCACCAAATCAGAAGCCGCCGCTGTTGTCACTCTTTTGCAAACCAGCAATCCACAGGGCGCATCGGCTGGCACAGCACTCTTATCTACACCCTCACCTCTGAATCTTCCTGCGGGGACTTCTTCGCCATCAACAACTGGAACATTGACCTACACTCTGGCAGGTATGGCAAGCAGCCCTCCAGTCAACCCGCTTCAACATGGTGATAACAACACAGTGACAGCCAAACCGGCTGTATCCCCTCAAGCGATGGAGGCCATTAGCGATACTTTACGCCGGCTATTACCTCAAAAAGACCAAGGGCAGGATTTAATGACTGCCCTGCCGAAAATCACCCAATTTATCCAACAATTGCCTATTGCCGAGCGCAAGGAATGGATGTCAAACCAACTGCAACAATCGCTAAAAACATTAGCAAACCATATACGTACCGCCGACCAATTGAGCAATCCAAAGTTGGTTGAAATGGCATTAAAAAACAATGGCCAAGGTTTTGAACATAAACTGGCGCAATTGGCGATTAAAAGTCCGGAGGCAGCCGCTATTGCAAAGACAGGAACCTCATCTGCTGCTACTGCATCTACCTCAAAAACCAATACGTCTACTGCGGGAGTAACGTCAGGTTTAACCAACCCGATTCAGAAAAATGTGTTATCACAAGCCGCGCTTGAACAAAAATTAATTAGCCAAAAACCCGTTGCACACATCGCCAATCAGGATTTAAAAGGTGCGCTGCTAAGCGTTTTGCATCAACTGGATGGAGAGTTGGAAACTACCTCTCCGTTAGCCACAAGTATCAGCACGTCCAGCGAACTCAGCAAAACACAACTTGCCAACGTTCTGCCGCAATTTTTAGGCATGCTCATGCACAGACAGCAAGGCGAGTTAAGTCAAAAGCAATTGCGCACACAATTAGTCATGCTAATGCACCAATACACGCTGGGAAGCCTTACAAAAATTCAATTACAACAAGCTCACACGCTCAATCATCAAATTACCCAAGGCAATGACATCGCGCAGCCAACACAATCCTGGCAATTTGAAATACCGGTTCGATCAGGGCAAGACGTCACGCCACTGCAGATCCATCTTGAACAGCAATGGGTTGAAGAACAATCCGACGAGAAAGCACAGACAGCTACACGCGTGCGCCAATGGAATGTAATGCTGGGTTTTAACTTGCCCGTGATTGGCCAGTTTTATGCGCAACTCACCCTACTGGGCGATCAATTATCCGCCCGCTTTTGGGCGGAAAATGAAAACACATTGGTTGCCGCAAAAAACAAAATGGATGAACTCAAAACGCAATTAGAGCAAGAGGGAATTCACGTGACACAAATGCAATGTATTCCCGGCTTGCCACCCAAGCCCAAACTGAACCTGAGTTATTCATTAGTCGATGTTAAAACCTGAGGCGCATATGAGTTCCGATTACCCGCCACATGCATTACAAAAAGCCGTCGCCCTCTACTACGATGGCACCAATGCACCTCATGTCAGCGCCAAAGGCACAGGGGCAGTCGCCGAACAAATTATCGCGATAGCTGAAGAGC belongs to Cellvibrio sp. pealriver and includes:
- a CDS encoding flagellar hook-length control protein FliK yields the protein MELSSITDKLVQNLQRAQVESIVAITKALGLKTGSQFLADVGKATQASPEERAQLVKAIEANLAQVNRNSAAPAIKALVNQLLEQKNLAQTPGVKLVNLTITAPTTSAPNTATTPAVPIQLLSYTSLPLQSGQTLLMQLADNQRLQILQVLTKSEAAAVVTLLQTSNPQGASAGTALLSTPSPLNLPAGTSSPSTTGTLTYTLAGMASSPPVNPLQHGDNNTVTAKPAVSPQAMEAISDTLRRLLPQKDQGQDLMTALPKITQFIQQLPIAERKEWMSNQLQQSLKTLANHIRTADQLSNPKLVEMALKNNGQGFEHKLAQLAIKSPEAAAIAKTGTSSAATASTSKTNTSTAGVTSGLTNPIQKNVLSQAALEQKLISQKPVAHIANQDLKGALLSVLHQLDGELETTSPLATSISTSSELSKTQLANVLPQFLGMLMHRQQGELSQKQLRTQLVMLMHQYTLGSLTKIQLQQAHTLNHQITQGNDIAQPTQSWQFEIPVRSGQDVTPLQIHLEQQWVEEQSDEKAQTATRVRQWNVMLGFNLPVIGQFYAQLTLLGDQLSARFWAENENTLVAAKNKMDELKTQLEQEGIHVTQMQCIPGLPPKPKLNLSYSLVDVKT